In Paenibacillus sonchi, the genomic stretch AGGGTAAGTCGGGACCTAAGGCGAGGCCGACAGGCGTAGTCGAAGGACAACAGTTTGAAATTACTGTACCACCGTAATCCGCTATGAGCGATGGGGTGACGCAGGAGGGTAGTGACGCGGACTGATGGATGTCCGTCCAAGCAGTGAGGCTGGTGTGTAGGCAAATCCGCACACCATAAGGCTGGGCTGTGATGGGGAGCGAAAATTACAGTAGCGAAGGTCATGATCTCACACTGCCAAGAAAAGCCTCTAGCCAGGAGAAGGTGCCCGTACCGCAAACCGACACAGGTAGGCGAGAAGAGAATTCTAAGGCGCGCGGAAGAACTCTCGTTAAGGAACTCGGCAAAATGACCCCGTAACTTCGGGAGAAGGGGTGCCTCGGTAGGGTGAATAGCCCGAGGGGGCCGCAGTGAAAAGGCCCAAGCGACTGTTTAGCAAAAACACAGGTCTGTGCGAAGCCGCAAGGCGAAGTATACGGGCTGACGCCTGCCCGGTGCTGGAAGGTTAAGGGGAGCGGTTAGGAGGCAACTCCGAAGCTGTGAACCGAAGCCCCAGTAAACGGCGGCCGTAACTATAACGGTCCTAAGGTAGCGAAATTCCTTGTCAGGTAAATTCTGACCCGCACGAATGGCGTAACGACTTGGGCGCTGTCTCAACGAGAGATCCGGTGAAATTTTAATACCTGTGAAGATGCAGGTTACCCGCGACAAGACGGAAAGACCCCATGGAGCTTTACTGCAGCTTGATATTGAATTTGGGTACGATCTGTACAGGATAGGTGGGAGCCGTAGAAGCCGGAGCGCAAGCTTCGGTGGAGGCGCCGTTGGGATACCACCCTGATCGTATCTAGGTTCTAACCTGGTACCCTAAACGGGTACGGGGACCGTGTCAGGCGGGCAGTTTGACTGGGGCGGTCGCCTCCTAAAGAGTAACGGAGGCGTTCAAAGGTTCCCTCAGAATGGTTGGAAATCATTCGAAGAGTGCAAAGGCAGAAGGGAGCTTGACTGCGAGACCTACAAGTCGAGCAGGGACGAAAGTCGGACTTAGTGATCCGGTGGTACCGCATGGAAGGGCCATCGCTCAACGGATAAAAGCTACCCTGGGGATAACAGGCTTATCTCCCCCAAGAGTCCACATCGACGGGGAGGTTTGGCACCTCGATGTCGGCTCATCGCATCCTGGGGCTGAAGTAGGTCCCAAGGGTTGGGCTGTTCGCCCATTAAAGCGGTACGCGAGCTGGGTTCAGAACGTCGTGAGACAGTTCGGTCCCTATCTGTCGTGGGCGCAGGAAATTTGAGAGGAGCTGTCCTTAGTACGAGAGGACCGGGATGGACGTACCGCTGGTGCACCAGTTGTTCCGCCAGGAGCATGGCTGGGTAGCTACGTACGGACGGGATAAGCGCTGAAAGCATCTAAGCGTGAAGCCCCCCTCAAGATGAGATTTCCCAGCATGTAAGACCCCTTGAAGACGACGAGGTAGATAGGTTGGAGGTGGAAGCACGGTAACGTGTGGAGCTGACCAATACTAATCGGTCGAGGGCTTATCCAATAAACTAAAATGCAGTTTTCGTTTCGGATTCAGTTTTCAGGAATCAAATTGGAAGTCATGAGGTCCAAGTGGCCGCATGATGTGACATTTGCTTTCAGCATTTGGCGATGCTGAGACCTGAATTACGCATTTGCACCGCAAGTGCCCGTTTGGTGGCGATGGCGGAGGGGTTCCACGCGTACCCATCCCGAACACGACCGTTAAGCCCTCCAGCGCCGATGGTACTTGGACCGAAGGGTCCTGGGAGAGTAGGACGCCGCCAAGCACATGACCACTGTTGAGTAACTCAACAGTGGTTTTTTGTATTCTGGAAAGTTTAGTTGCTGTGGGTTACCCACATGTGGATAAAGCTTTGCAAGGGAACTTTGCCGAGTATTCCCCAGTTTATGTGGATAGAGTAGACTTAAATGTGGATGCCTTGATACATGCAAGCTTATTTAATGAACAGAAGGGGATAAACCTATGGATAACCTTACTCATCTCATATGGACCGAACAGTATTCCGTACACGCGAGCGATACGGATTACCGCTCCCAGGGAAAGCTGTCTTTTGTGCTGGATATGATGCAGCGCGCGGCGGATTCAGCAGTGGGTGGGTCAGGTGTGGGCATGGAGCAGATGCTGGAGGCTGGAATAGGATGGATGCTGATTACTTTGGAGCTTGAATTCAAGCGTATGCCACATCCAAATGATCTTTTGACTATACATACGTGGAGTAAAGGAACCAAAGGAGCGCTCTGGCAGCGCGATTACCGGATTTTTGACAGCAGCCAAATAGAAATCGTCACGGCCCGTTCGGTCTGGGCGCTTGTCGATATTGCCAAACGAAAGATCCTTCGTCCGTCAGCTCTCCCGGTGAAGGTGGAGCACTATACTGGCGATTCCGTGGGCCCCATGCCGCAAAAGGTCACGATCCCCCCGGAGCTTCCATTGGTGGAAGCCTATCGCTACCAGGTGCGTTACAGCGGCCTGGATAGTAATAGCCATCTGAATAACGCACGTTATGGCGAGCTATGCACTGATACGCTGTCACTGAAAGAGTGGGAGCAGCTGGAATTGGCCAGCTTCCGGATCAGTTATTTGCAGGAGGCTACATTTGGGGATGAGATGGTGATTTTGCGGAC encodes the following:
- a CDS encoding acyl-[acyl-carrier-protein] thioesterase; this encodes MDNLTHLIWTEQYSVHASDTDYRSQGKLSFVLDMMQRAADSAVGGSGVGMEQMLEAGIGWMLITLELEFKRMPHPNDLLTIHTWSKGTKGALWQRDYRIFDSSQIEIVTARSVWALVDIAKRKILRPSALPVKVEHYTGDSVGPMPQKVTIPPELPLVEAYRYQVRYSGLDSNSHLNNARYGELCTDTLSLKEWEQLELASFRISYLQEATFGDEMVILRTPVTDQGMFVRGQSGETVFFEACLKFVL